A region from the Burkholderiales bacterium genome encodes:
- a CDS encoding metal-dependent hydrolase, whose product MDLLSHALLGAVSGYAADRARTRLSLLAGAAAALLPDADVLIGSDTDPLLVLEFHRQFTHSFVAAPVGAALVAGVLWLALKGRLGFLPLFVASLAGYLSAILLDACTSFGTQLLWPFSDRRFAANVVAVIDPVVTAILLFGAIAAYRRRSASAAAVTLVLAASYLTVGWIQRERAETFIERTAAKRGHKVERYEVKPTLGNLLVWRCVYQAGADYVVDAVRVGAFSAPRLYAGGHARRVDPIDLVPPLTLNSVQAADVVRFAKVSNGWLARHPTRPNVIGDIRYSMLPDDTRPLWGIEIFPEREEHHVAFHTFRDWSGDKRARFFAMLRGVDPASLAREPSRPASRKSGGKT is encoded by the coding sequence ATGGATCTCCTCTCTCACGCATTGCTCGGCGCGGTCAGCGGTTATGCCGCGGACCGCGCGCGCACGCGGCTGTCGCTGCTCGCCGGCGCGGCCGCGGCGCTGCTGCCCGACGCCGACGTGCTGATCGGATCGGACACCGATCCGCTGCTCGTGCTCGAGTTCCACCGCCAGTTCACGCACTCTTTCGTCGCCGCGCCGGTCGGCGCCGCGCTCGTCGCGGGTGTGCTGTGGCTGGCGCTCAAGGGCCGGCTCGGCTTCCTGCCGCTCTTCGTCGCGTCGCTCGCCGGTTATCTCTCGGCCATCCTGCTCGATGCCTGCACCAGCTTCGGCACCCAGCTCCTGTGGCCGTTCAGCGACCGCAGGTTCGCGGCGAACGTCGTCGCGGTGATCGATCCGGTCGTGACCGCGATCCTGCTCTTCGGCGCGATCGCGGCTTACCGGCGCAGGAGCGCGAGCGCCGCCGCCGTGACCCTCGTGCTCGCGGCGTCGTATCTCACCGTCGGCTGGATACAGCGCGAGCGCGCCGAAACTTTCATAGAGCGCACCGCGGCGAAGCGCGGACACAAGGTCGAGCGGTATGAAGTGAAGCCCACGCTCGGCAACCTCCTGGTGTGGCGCTGCGTGTACCAGGCCGGCGCCGACTACGTGGTGGACGCGGTGCGGGTCGGAGCCTTCTCGGCGCCCCGTCTGTATGCCGGCGGGCACGCGAGGCGCGTCGACCCGATCGATCTCGTGCCCCCGCTCACGCTCAACAGCGTGCAGGCCGCCGACGTCGTTCGTTTCGCCAAAGTGTCGAACGGCTGGCTCGCCCGCCACCCGACGCGGCCCAATGTCATCGGCGACATCCGCTACTCGATGCTGCCCGACGACACGCGTCCCTTGTGGGGGATCGAGATCTTTCCCGAGCGCGAAGAGCACCACGTCGCGTTCCATACGTTTCGCGACTGGTCCGGCGACAAGCGCGCGCGCTTCTTCGCGATGCTGCGCGGCGTCGACCCGGCGTCGCTCGCACGCGAGCCCTCGCGGCCCGCATCCCGCAAATCCGGAGGCAAGACTTGA
- a CDS encoding tripartite tricarboxylate transporter substrate binding protein — protein sequence MRNRIVCAAAAIACAAATAHAQQYPVKPIRVIVAFAPGGGSDFVARLIGQKLGEALGQQVIVDNRPGGGASLGFDMGMRAAPDGYTLTQITPSYTINPSVRSIKYDALADYTPIVMEGKGPLAVLAHPSLPAKNARELIALAKGKPGQVIFGTAGQGTIVHLATELFLHQAGVKMMHVPYKGGAPALVDLMAGEIQLVWSPPQTGMPYARAGKLRVLGMTSAKRTRADPDVPTIAESGLPGYEATNWHALIAPKGLPRAIQDRLNGEVRKIVNAPEMEKTLLANGIEPEGGTPEALAEHIRKDLMQWRAVIVRANIRVD from the coding sequence TTGAGAAACCGTATCGTGTGCGCGGCGGCTGCGATCGCCTGCGCTGCCGCGACCGCGCACGCCCAGCAGTATCCCGTCAAACCCATCCGCGTCATCGTGGCGTTCGCGCCCGGCGGCGGCTCCGACTTCGTCGCGCGGCTCATCGGCCAGAAGCTGGGCGAAGCCCTCGGCCAGCAGGTCATCGTCGACAACCGCCCCGGCGGCGGGGCGAGCCTCGGTTTCGACATGGGGATGCGCGCGGCCCCCGACGGCTACACGCTGACCCAGATCACGCCGAGCTACACGATCAATCCCAGCGTACGCTCGATCAAGTACGATGCGCTGGCCGACTACACGCCGATCGTCATGGAAGGCAAAGGGCCGCTGGCGGTGCTGGCGCACCCTTCGCTCCCGGCGAAGAACGCCCGGGAGCTGATCGCGCTCGCGAAGGGCAAACCCGGGCAGGTCATTTTCGGCACCGCCGGCCAGGGAACCATCGTGCACCTCGCGACCGAGCTTTTTCTGCACCAGGCCGGTGTGAAGATGATGCACGTGCCCTACAAGGGCGGCGCGCCGGCGCTGGTGGATCTCATGGCCGGCGAGATCCAGCTCGTGTGGTCGCCGCCGCAGACGGGCATGCCGTACGCGCGCGCGGGCAAGCTGCGGGTGCTCGGTATGACCAGCGCCAAACGCACGCGCGCCGATCCCGACGTGCCGACGATCGCCGAATCCGGCCTGCCCGGCTACGAGGCGACCAACTGGCACGCCCTGATCGCGCCGAAAGGGCTGCCGCGCGCGATCCAGGATAGGCTGAACGGCGAAGTCCGAAAGATCGTGAACGCGCCCGAGATGGAGAAGACGCTCCTCGCCAACGGAATAGAGCCCGAAGGCGGAACGCCCGAGGCGCTCGCTGAGCACATCCGCAAGGACTTAATGCAATGGCGCGCGGTTATCGTGCGTGCGAACATCCGAGTGGATTGA
- a CDS encoding ATP-dependent DNA ligase produces MTLLAHIVDASGRVSSTSSRLEKIRAIADTLRQVAPEEIPVAIAYLSGETCQGKIGASYASLREAAESPPAASPFLQLGDVDRAFAGLVTIKGKGSSARRAETLAALFSQATAPEQDFLVRLVVGELRQGALRGLMLEAIAAAAAIPVADVRRAAMSAGGLGDVAKAALTEGAAGLSAFTVKLMQPVLPMLSQSAQSAGEALEALGGTAAFEWKLDGARVQVHKSGFDVRVYTRNLNDVTERVPEIVAAVRASRSASLILDGEAIALRPDGSPLSFQLTMRRFGRKLDVEAMRAELPLSVYFFDCLWRDGTALIDHPASERFAALEASVPADTLIPRIVTSDAGTAEAFMDETIGKGHEGVVAKALAAPYEAGRRGASWIKVKRANTLDLVVLAAEWGHGRRSGWLSNLHLGARDEANGGYVMLGKTFKGLTDEMLRWQTEAFARHESHRDGWTVYLRPAIVVEIAFNEIQESSQYPGGLALRFARVKGYRPDKRPEEADTIDTVRALYSAQVHAGAA; encoded by the coding sequence ATGACGCTCCTCGCCCACATCGTCGACGCTTCCGGCCGTGTCTCATCGACCTCGAGCCGGCTCGAGAAGATCCGCGCCATCGCCGACACGCTGCGGCAGGTCGCGCCGGAGGAGATTCCCGTCGCGATCGCCTACCTGTCCGGCGAGACGTGCCAGGGCAAGATCGGCGCGAGCTACGCGAGCCTGCGCGAAGCCGCCGAGTCGCCGCCGGCAGCGTCCCCCTTTCTGCAGCTCGGCGACGTCGACCGCGCGTTCGCCGGGCTCGTGACCATCAAAGGCAAGGGGTCGTCGGCCAGGCGTGCCGAGACGTTGGCAGCGCTCTTCTCGCAGGCGACCGCGCCGGAACAGGACTTCCTGGTGAGGCTCGTCGTGGGCGAGCTGCGGCAGGGCGCGCTGCGCGGGTTGATGCTCGAAGCGATCGCGGCCGCCGCGGCGATACCGGTCGCGGACGTGCGCCGCGCGGCGATGTCGGCAGGCGGGTTGGGCGACGTGGCGAAGGCTGCCCTGACCGAAGGCGCCGCGGGCCTCTCGGCGTTCACCGTAAAGCTCATGCAGCCGGTGCTGCCGATGCTGTCGCAGTCGGCGCAGAGCGCCGGCGAAGCGCTCGAGGCGCTCGGCGGCACCGCCGCTTTCGAATGGAAGCTCGACGGCGCGCGCGTGCAGGTGCACAAGTCGGGCTTCGACGTCCGGGTCTACACGCGCAACCTCAACGACGTCACCGAGCGCGTGCCGGAGATCGTCGCGGCGGTGCGTGCGTCGCGCAGCGCGAGCCTGATCCTCGACGGCGAGGCGATCGCGCTGCGTCCGGACGGCTCGCCGCTCTCGTTCCAGCTCACCATGCGCCGCTTCGGCCGCAAGCTGGACGTCGAAGCGATGCGCGCCGAGCTGCCGCTGTCGGTGTACTTCTTCGATTGCCTCTGGCGCGACGGCACGGCCCTCATCGACCATCCGGCGTCCGAGCGCTTCGCGGCGCTCGAGGCGAGCGTCCCGGCGGACACGTTGATTCCTCGCATCGTGACCTCCGATGCGGGCACAGCAGAAGCTTTCATGGATGAAACGATCGGCAAAGGCCACGAAGGCGTCGTCGCCAAAGCGCTGGCCGCGCCGTACGAAGCGGGACGCCGCGGGGCGAGCTGGATCAAGGTCAAGCGCGCCAACACGCTGGACCTCGTCGTCCTCGCGGCCGAATGGGGGCACGGCAGGCGCAGCGGCTGGCTGTCCAACCTGCACCTCGGCGCGCGCGACGAGGCGAACGGCGGCTACGTCATGCTCGGCAAGACTTTCAAGGGGCTCACCGACGAGATGCTGCGCTGGCAAACCGAGGCGTTCGCCAGGCACGAATCGCATCGCGACGGCTGGACCGTCTATCTCAGGCCCGCGATCGTGGTCGAGATCGCGTTCAACGAGATCCAGGAAAGCTCGCAGTATCCGGGCGGGCTGGCGCTGCGCTTCGCGCGGGTCAAAGGCTACCGGCCCGACAAGCGGCCGGAGGAAGCCGACACGATAGACACCGTCCGCGCCCTATACAGCGCACAGGTTCACGCCGGCGCTGCTTAG
- a CDS encoding enoyl-CoA hydratase produces the protein MSLSTTDKLIARKENGIGWVIFNQPERRNAMTPEMTDSMRIALESYATDDEVRVVILRGEGDKAFVSGADISKFAETRSTLELVRAGDARSEAANRALRECPKPTIAMIRGYCMGGGLGVALACDLRIAAEGSRFGVPAAKLGVGYKYSGLKRLVDIVGPSFCAEIFYTGRQFSTDEALAMGLVNRVLPADQLEKYVMDYAKTMANNAPLTIKAVKRCLIEMRKNEAERDIELCDTMVEACFASTDFTEGRTAFMEKRKPAFTGR, from the coding sequence ATGAGCCTTTCCACGACCGACAAGCTGATCGCCCGCAAAGAGAACGGCATCGGCTGGGTGATCTTCAACCAGCCGGAGCGCCGTAACGCGATGACGCCCGAGATGACCGACAGCATGCGCATCGCGCTCGAAAGCTATGCGACCGACGACGAAGTGCGCGTGGTGATCCTGCGCGGCGAAGGCGACAAGGCTTTCGTGTCCGGGGCCGACATCTCCAAGTTCGCCGAGACCCGCTCGACGCTGGAGCTCGTGCGCGCGGGCGACGCGCGCTCCGAAGCGGCCAACCGGGCGCTGCGCGAGTGCCCGAAGCCGACGATCGCGATGATCCGCGGCTACTGCATGGGCGGGGGACTGGGTGTGGCGCTGGCGTGCGACCTGCGCATCGCGGCCGAAGGGTCGCGCTTCGGCGTTCCGGCTGCCAAGCTCGGCGTGGGCTACAAGTACAGTGGACTGAAGCGCCTGGTCGACATCGTGGGCCCGTCGTTTTGCGCCGAGATCTTCTATACGGGCCGCCAGTTCAGCACCGACGAAGCGCTCGCAATGGGCCTGGTGAACCGCGTGCTGCCCGCCGACCAGCTCGAGAAATACGTGATGGACTACGCGAAGACGATGGCGAACAACGCGCCGCTGACGATCAAGGCGGTGAAGCGCTGCCTGATCGAGATGCGCAAGAACGAGGCGGAACGCGACATCGAGCTCTGCGACACCATGGTGGAAGCGTGCTTCGCGAGCACCGATTTCACCGAAGGCCGGACGGCGTTCATGGAGAAGAGGAAGCCGGCGTTTACGGGCCGGTAA
- a CDS encoding adenylate/guanylate cyclase domain-containing protein: protein MGEPPDTSETLAAETLTVLFADICDSTRLYHDLGDSVAHNLAAQCLKVVADTTAANGGTVVKTIGDGAMVTFPTVFQGYRSAIQIQDALRDGQLRLKIGLHVGPVIRADADVYGDTVNVAARVLARSGPGEILMSGACAERLRPEERATVRLLDTTSVKGRPESLEIYSYIGDATNVTIIVPSAKREAGAALVLIHRGKELRMETTAPPLLIGRENTCGLVIESELASRRHATIEVQRTSFVLTDHSSNGTFVVPDQSGIPQFLRREAVHLAGSGVISVGMAADQNTDNLIRYRHEGRRATDR, encoded by the coding sequence ATGGGCGAACCGCCCGACACGTCCGAAACACTAGCCGCCGAGACGCTCACCGTCCTGTTCGCCGACATCTGCGACAGCACACGGCTCTATCACGACCTCGGCGACAGCGTCGCGCACAATCTCGCGGCGCAGTGTCTGAAGGTGGTCGCCGATACCACGGCCGCCAACGGCGGCACCGTGGTGAAGACGATCGGCGACGGCGCGATGGTCACGTTCCCGACGGTATTCCAGGGTTACCGCAGCGCGATACAGATCCAGGACGCGCTGCGCGACGGCCAGCTTCGGCTGAAGATCGGGCTGCACGTGGGTCCGGTGATCCGCGCCGACGCGGACGTCTACGGCGACACGGTCAACGTCGCGGCCCGCGTGCTCGCGCGCTCGGGGCCCGGCGAGATCCTCATGTCCGGCGCGTGCGCCGAGCGCCTGCGGCCGGAGGAGCGCGCCACCGTGCGCCTCCTCGATACGACGTCGGTCAAAGGCCGGCCCGAGTCGCTCGAGATCTACAGCTACATCGGCGATGCGACCAACGTCACGATCATCGTGCCGTCGGCGAAGCGCGAAGCCGGCGCGGCGCTGGTGCTCATCCACCGCGGCAAGGAGCTGCGGATGGAAACCACCGCGCCGCCGCTCCTCATCGGGCGCGAGAACACCTGCGGCCTCGTCATCGAGAGCGAGCTCGCCTCGCGCCGCCATGCGACGATCGAGGTGCAGCGCACGAGCTTCGTCCTCACCGACCACAGCAGCAACGGCACCTTCGTCGTCCCCGACCAGAGCGGCATCCCGCAATTCCTGCGGCGCGAGGCGGTGCACCTCGCGGGCAGCGGGGTCATCTCGGTGGGGATGGCGGCGGATCAGAACACCGACAACCTGATCCGCTACCGCCACGAAGGCCGCCGCGCTACGGACCGGTAG